A stretch of Deinococcus radiopugnans ATCC 19172 DNA encodes these proteins:
- a CDS encoding sugar-binding transcriptional regulator, which yields MLSADSDASLHLPAGDQDIQAVRVARLYYVQGLTTNTIATELGLSRPKVSRLLSHARRRGLVEIRIHDPEGQAQGLEARLHARYPFLQAQVVSVPQGSAEDVWLERTAAAAAAELGELLRPGMTVGVAWGTTMSAISHALLPRPVPGLTFVQLNGSASAADFMSGFVTDTILRFARNFTAGAQLFPVPTFFDDAATKQAMWRERSVRHVLDLQARADLLIYSVGSHAAAIPSHVYSAGYLDADDLAALNAEGAVGDIGTVFYRADGSDAGLSLNARASGPPLSLIRAAAETLCVVSGLGKAAALQAALEGQLMRRLIVDEMTARAVLERIEPAG from the coding sequence GTGCTCAGCGCTGACTCAGACGCATCTCTTCATCTGCCTGCGGGCGATCAGGACATCCAGGCCGTCCGGGTGGCCCGCCTGTATTACGTTCAGGGCCTGACCACCAACACGATTGCCACTGAGCTTGGGCTGTCGCGGCCCAAGGTCTCGCGCCTGCTGTCCCATGCCCGCCGCCGGGGGCTGGTGGAAATCCGCATTCATGATCCCGAGGGCCAGGCCCAGGGGCTCGAAGCCCGCTTACACGCCCGCTACCCGTTCTTGCAGGCGCAGGTGGTCAGTGTGCCGCAGGGCAGCGCCGAGGACGTGTGGCTGGAGCGCACCGCCGCCGCCGCCGCCGCCGAGCTGGGCGAGCTGCTGCGGCCCGGCATGACGGTGGGCGTGGCCTGGGGCACCACCATGAGCGCCATCAGTCACGCGCTGCTGCCCCGGCCTGTGCCCGGGCTGACCTTCGTGCAGCTCAACGGCTCGGCCAGCGCCGCCGACTTCATGAGCGGCTTCGTGACCGACACGATTCTGCGTTTTGCGCGCAATTTCACGGCGGGCGCGCAACTGTTCCCGGTGCCCACCTTCTTCGACGACGCGGCCACCAAGCAGGCCATGTGGCGCGAGCGCAGCGTCCGGCATGTGCTGGACTTGCAGGCGCGGGCCGATCTGCTGATCTACTCGGTGGGCAGCCACGCGGCGGCCATTCCCAGCCACGTCTACAGCGCCGGCTACCTGGACGCCGACGATCTGGCCGCGCTGAATGCCGAGGGCGCGGTGGGGGACATCGGCACCGTCTTCTACCGCGCCGACGGCAGCGACGCGGGCCTGTCCCTGAACGCCCGGGCCAGCGGCCCACCCCTGAGCCTGATCCGGGCCGCCGCCGAGACGCTGTGCGTGGTCAGCGGGCTGGGCAAGGCCGCCGCCCTGCAGGCCGCGCTCGAAGGCCAGCTGATGCGCCGACTGATCGTGGACGAGATGACCGCGCGGGCCGTGCTGGAGCGGATCGAGCCTGCCGGCTGA
- a CDS encoding MIP/aquaporin family protein: MKFSAAQEFVAELVGTMVLILLGCGVVAMVVLFAGVGDAAIPGQVVNGGYTNITLGWGFAVLMGILIAGTVSGAHLNPAVTIALAATGRFPWKKVAHYILGQFVGAFLGAAIVFAVYHARWVIFDPAFDHTAGVFATFPGVPGTFWPGMIDQIVGTALLMGMILAIGDKLNNAAGAAWGALAVAFTVMAVGISFGAMHGYAINPARDLAPRLFAVMAGFKNNGLTDGSMIWIVPVVGPLIGALVGAVIYDFAIGRPLARAGEATTGIQGTDPAYNLDQKS, from the coding sequence ATGAAGTTTTCAGCAGCGCAGGAATTCGTCGCGGAACTTGTTGGAACCATGGTGCTGATCCTGCTGGGATGCGGCGTGGTGGCGATGGTGGTGCTGTTCGCCGGCGTGGGCGACGCCGCCATTCCAGGGCAGGTCGTCAACGGCGGGTACACCAACATCACGCTGGGCTGGGGCTTCGCCGTGCTGATGGGCATCCTGATCGCCGGCACCGTGAGCGGCGCGCACCTCAACCCCGCCGTAACCATCGCGCTGGCCGCCACAGGCCGGTTTCCGTGGAAGAAAGTGGCGCATTACATCCTGGGCCAGTTCGTCGGCGCGTTTCTGGGGGCGGCCATCGTCTTCGCGGTGTATCACGCCCGCTGGGTCATCTTCGACCCGGCCTTCGACCACACGGCGGGCGTGTTCGCCACCTTTCCGGGTGTGCCGGGCACCTTCTGGCCCGGCATGATCGACCAGATCGTCGGCACCGCGCTGCTGATGGGCATGATCCTGGCAATCGGCGACAAGCTGAACAACGCGGCAGGGGCCGCCTGGGGCGCGCTGGCCGTGGCGTTCACGGTCATGGCGGTGGGCATCTCCTTCGGGGCCATGCACGGCTACGCGATCAATCCGGCCCGCGATCTGGCGCCGCGCCTGTTCGCGGTGATGGCCGGCTTCAAGAACAACGGCCTGACCGACGGCAGCATGATCTGGATCGTGCCGGTGGTCGGACCGCTGATCGGCGCACTGGTGGGCGCGGTGATCTACGACTTCGCCATCGGCCGACCGCTCGCCAGGGCTGGCGAGGCGACAACTGGCATTCAGGGCACGGACCCCGCCTACAACCTGGACCAGAAAAGCTAA
- the glpK gene encoding glycerol kinase GlpK — protein sequence MPDQYILALDQGTTSSRAIVFDHAGNIKAQAQKEFRQIFPRPGLVEHDAQEIWSTQLGVAQEAITQARLRASDIAAIGITNQRETVVIWDRQSGKPIHNAIVWQDRRTAGLCDQLRAAGKEELIQQKAGLVIDAYFSGTKVKWLLDHVDGARERAERGELAFGTVDSWLVYNLTGGECHITDATNASRTMLYNIHTGDWDDELLALLDVPRAILPEVRASSEVYGETAEGLLGSRIRIAGIAGDQQAATFGQACLERGMAKNTYGTGCFLLMNTAGEAVPSQNRLLTTVAWQFDDTRTYALEGGVFVAGAVVQWLRDGLGIIRSSSDVERLATSVPDSGGVYVVPAFVGLGAPYWDSYARGTMVGLTRGTTAAHIARAALEAIAFQSAELVSAMEKDSGVTLKELRVDGGASTNDLMMQFQADVLGVPVVRPKITETTALGAAYLAGLAVGFWKDRQEIASQWQEDRRFEPQMSEDQRRQRLGQWQKAVSRSRDWEEAEA from the coding sequence ATGCCCGACCAATACATTCTGGCGCTCGACCAGGGCACCACCTCCAGCCGCGCCATCGTGTTCGACCACGCCGGAAACATCAAGGCCCAGGCCCAGAAGGAATTCCGCCAGATCTTTCCGCGTCCGGGGCTGGTGGAGCACGACGCCCAGGAAATCTGGAGCACGCAGCTGGGCGTGGCGCAGGAAGCCATCACGCAGGCGCGGCTGCGGGCCAGCGACATCGCGGCCATCGGCATCACCAACCAGCGCGAGACGGTGGTGATCTGGGACCGCCAGAGCGGCAAGCCGATCCACAACGCCATCGTCTGGCAGGACCGGCGCACTGCTGGGCTGTGTGATCAGCTGCGCGCGGCGGGCAAGGAAGAGCTGATTCAGCAGAAGGCGGGCCTGGTCATCGACGCCTACTTCTCCGGCACCAAGGTGAAGTGGTTGCTGGATCACGTGGACGGTGCCCGTGAGCGGGCCGAACGCGGCGAGCTGGCCTTCGGCACGGTGGATTCGTGGCTGGTCTACAACCTGACCGGCGGCGAGTGCCACATCACCGACGCCACCAACGCCTCGCGCACCATGCTGTACAACATCCACACCGGCGACTGGGACGACGAGCTGCTGGCGCTGCTGGATGTGCCGCGCGCCATCCTGCCGGAGGTGCGGGCATCGAGCGAGGTCTACGGCGAGACCGCCGAGGGCCTGCTGGGCAGCCGCATCCGCATTGCCGGCATCGCCGGGGACCAGCAGGCGGCCACCTTCGGGCAGGCCTGCCTGGAGCGCGGCATGGCCAAGAACACCTACGGCACCGGCTGCTTTCTGCTGATGAACACGGCCGGCGAGGCAGTCCCCAGCCAGAACCGCCTGCTGACCACCGTGGCCTGGCAGTTCGACGACACGCGCACCTACGCCCTGGAGGGCGGCGTGTTCGTGGCAGGCGCGGTGGTGCAGTGGCTGCGCGACGGCCTGGGCATCATCCGCAGCAGCAGCGACGTCGAGCGGCTGGCGACCAGCGTGCCGGACAGCGGCGGGGTGTACGTGGTGCCGGCGTTCGTGGGCCTGGGTGCCCCGTACTGGGACAGCTACGCCCGCGGCACCATGGTGGGCCTGACGCGCGGCACCACCGCCGCCCACATTGCCCGCGCCGCGCTGGAGGCCATCGCGTTTCAAAGCGCCGAACTGGTCAGCGCCATGGAAAAGGACAGCGGCGTGACCCTCAAGGAACTGCGCGTGGACGGCGGGGCCAGCACCAACGACCTGATGATGCAGTTCCAGGCCGACGTGCTGGGGGTTCCAGTGGTTCGGCCCAAGATCACCGAAACCACGGCGCTGGGCGCGGCCTACCTGGCGGGTCTGGCGGTGGGCTTCTGGAAAGACCGCCAGGAAATCGCCTCGCAGTGGCAAGAAGACCGCCGCTTCGAGCCGCAGATGAGCGAGGATCAGCGGCGGCAACGCCTGGGCCAGTGGCAGAAGGCCGTTTCACGCTCACGCGACTGGGAGGAAGCCGAGGCCTGA
- a CDS encoding glycerol-3-phosphate dehydrogenase/oxidase gives MKRADIIEAATAPQPWDILVIGGGASGLGTAVEAATRGYRVLLLESHDYAKGTSSRSTKLVHGGVRYLAQGNISLVREALHERGLLKRNAPHLVRDQGFLIAAYKWWSAPFYGIGLKMYDLLAGKLNLQASRYIGKAQALTNIPTLKKAGLGGGILYFDGQFDDSRLAITLLRTLEDHGGVAVNHAPVTGLLMDGGKVVGATWRDHETGQTHEARARVVVNATGVFVDDLRRMEDPKVKPMLSPSQGVHVVVDRRFLPGESALMIPRTDDGRVLFAVPWHDHVVIGTTDTPVPDVAWEPRALPEEVDFILKTAAQYLSPAPTRADVRSVYAGLRPLVKAAEGTDTKALSRDHVIRISAGGMLTLTGGKWTTYRRMGADAVTRAAELAGLPRRMSLTEGLKLHGATAEALDEPWKVYGTDAERIQAMPGASVLLHPELPYSEAEVRWAVQQEQARTVEDVLARRTRALLLNAQASAEAAPRVAALIAEELGQDEAWQAAQVKAYQALAAGYRLPGGVLPADSEGRKELETLPA, from the coding sequence ATGAAACGTGCAGACATCATTGAAGCGGCCACTGCGCCGCAACCCTGGGACATTCTGGTGATCGGCGGCGGCGCGTCCGGCCTGGGCACCGCCGTGGAGGCGGCCACCCGCGGCTACCGCGTCCTGCTGCTGGAATCCCACGACTACGCCAAGGGAACATCGAGCCGCAGCACCAAGCTGGTCCACGGCGGCGTGCGCTACCTCGCGCAGGGCAACATCTCGCTGGTGCGCGAGGCGCTGCACGAGCGCGGCCTGCTCAAGCGCAACGCGCCGCATCTGGTGCGCGACCAGGGCTTTCTGATCGCCGCGTACAAGTGGTGGTCCGCGCCGTTCTACGGCATCGGTCTGAAAATGTACGACCTGCTGGCGGGGAAGCTCAATCTTCAGGCCAGTCGGTACATCGGGAAGGCCCAGGCCCTGACAAACATTCCCACCCTGAAAAAGGCCGGGCTGGGCGGCGGCATCCTGTATTTCGACGGCCAGTTCGACGACTCCAGGCTGGCGATCACGCTGCTGCGGACGCTGGAGGACCACGGTGGTGTGGCAGTCAATCATGCGCCGGTGACCGGCCTGCTGATGGACGGCGGCAAGGTCGTCGGCGCAACCTGGCGCGACCATGAGACCGGCCAGACCCACGAGGCCCGCGCCAGGGTTGTGGTGAATGCCACCGGCGTGTTCGTGGACGATCTGCGGCGCATGGAAGACCCGAAGGTCAAGCCCATGCTCTCGCCCAGCCAGGGGGTGCACGTGGTGGTGGACCGCCGCTTCCTGCCTGGCGAAAGTGCGCTGATGATTCCGCGCACCGACGACGGGCGGGTGCTGTTTGCCGTTCCGTGGCACGACCACGTGGTGATCGGTACCACCGACACGCCCGTCCCTGACGTGGCCTGGGAGCCGCGCGCCCTGCCCGAGGAAGTGGACTTCATTCTCAAGACGGCGGCGCAGTACCTTTCTCCCGCCCCCACCCGCGCGGACGTGCGCAGCGTCTACGCCGGGCTGCGCCCGCTGGTCAAGGCGGCCGAGGGCACCGATACCAAGGCCCTGTCGCGCGATCACGTCATCCGCATTTCGGCGGGCGGCATGCTCACGCTGACCGGGGGCAAGTGGACCACCTACCGCCGCATGGGCGCCGACGCTGTGACCCGCGCCGCCGAGCTGGCCGGTCTGCCCCGGCGCATGAGCCTGACCGAGGGCCTGAAACTGCACGGGGCCACGGCCGAGGCGCTGGACGAACCCTGGAAGGTCTACGGCACCGACGCCGAACGCATTCAAGCCATGCCCGGCGCGTCGGTGTTGCTGCACCCCGAACTGCCGTATTCGGAGGCCGAGGTGCGCTGGGCCGTTCAGCAGGAGCAGGCCCGCACCGTGGAGGACGTGCTGGCCCGCCGCACCCGCGCCCTGCTGCTGAATGCCCAGGCCAGCGCCGAGGCCGCGCCGCGCGTGGCCGCCCTCATAGCCGAGGAACTGGGGCAGGATGAAGCGTGGCAGGCCGCACAGGTGAAGGCCTATCAGGCGCTGGCGGCGGGGTACAGGCTGCCCGGCGGCGTTCTTCCTGCGGATTCGGAAGGCCGGAAAGAGCTGGAAACCCTCCCGGCCTGA
- a CDS encoding acyltransferase family protein has protein sequence MYDTPLFALVGFAVAIAVALYFTRQSLFFRDYYRNSPPLIHNIEGIRGYLAFAVFLHHALITIIYFRTDNWSDTNSRLYNHFGTTSVGIFFIITAFLFWGQALDKRGRFNVPKYLERRVLRIAPLYLFATTIVMIITAISTGFTLHEPVQKVVLEIAQWYGLGALNRPDINGFPSWQVVSGVYWTLGYEWKFYLALPIMMVVLRYKNGAFITAVACLFVLFAGVLGVPITTVIPLFLGGMISATVWRSRQFQEWQPPNYLPQIIALVALSAEGILFASAYGPTQVILLTVFFLALLKTPGTSVLGRVLRWPASQALGLASYSIYILHGIILYVLSRAVNVVTRFDSLPWWGYSLWILILAVIVVSTSLTTFHYIEFPFFKKGRKVLLQKNVSAQVEPLQK, from the coding sequence ATGTACGACACTCCACTTTTCGCACTTGTGGGCTTTGCTGTCGCGATAGCAGTGGCTCTTTACTTCACCCGACAAAGTCTATTTTTTCGTGACTACTATAGAAACAGTCCGCCGCTGATTCATAACATAGAGGGCATACGCGGCTATCTCGCGTTTGCTGTTTTCCTTCATCACGCACTAATTACAATTATCTACTTCAGGACCGACAACTGGTCTGACACAAATTCGCGCCTCTATAACCATTTCGGAACTACCAGTGTCGGTATATTTTTTATTATAACCGCTTTTCTATTTTGGGGACAAGCCCTGGATAAACGTGGGCGCTTTAATGTACCGAAATACTTAGAAAGGCGCGTCCTTAGGATCGCGCCCCTCTACCTTTTTGCAACCACAATTGTAATGATCATCACTGCCATTTCAACTGGGTTTACATTGCACGAGCCTGTGCAGAAAGTGGTCTTGGAGATTGCACAGTGGTATGGCCTGGGCGCCCTCAATCGACCTGACATTAATGGCTTTCCATCCTGGCAAGTGGTCTCCGGCGTCTATTGGACCTTAGGGTACGAATGGAAATTCTATCTGGCACTCCCCATTATGATGGTGGTGTTGCGCTACAAAAACGGTGCGTTTATCACTGCCGTAGCTTGCTTATTCGTTCTTTTTGCAGGGGTTCTTGGCGTGCCGATTACCACAGTTATTCCTCTCTTTCTCGGTGGAATGATTTCGGCGACCGTCTGGCGCTCCCGTCAGTTTCAGGAATGGCAGCCTCCTAATTATCTCCCACAAATAATCGCGCTAGTAGCCCTGTCCGCAGAGGGAATCCTGTTTGCATCGGCGTACGGCCCCACCCAGGTCATCCTTCTGACCGTGTTTTTTTTGGCCTTGTTGAAGACCCCTGGCACGTCTGTTCTGGGACGTGTGCTGCGTTGGCCTGCGTCTCAGGCACTTGGTTTGGCGAGCTACAGCATTTATATCCTGCATGGCATTATTCTCTATGTCCTCTCCAGAGCTGTTAACGTAGTAACTCGATTTGATTCGCTTCCCTGGTGGGGCTACTCACTCTGGATTCTTATTCTCGCCGTTATCGTAGTATCTACAAGCCTGACCACATTTCACTATATTGAGTTTCCCTTTTTCAAAAAGGGACGCAAAGTTCTTCTCCAAAAGAATGTATCTGCTCAAGTAGAACCCCTGCAGAAGTGA
- a CDS encoding AMP-binding protein encodes MFQPQFEAMPQAELRALQLARLQDMVARQHEHVPAYREKFGAAGVTPGDLRTLDDLVRFPFTRKVDLRDNYPLGLCVVPQGNLRRLHASSGTGGKPTVVGYDERDLEIFAEVVARSLYAAGARPGMVFHNAYGYGLFTGGLGLDGGARRLGLCTVPVSGGGTERQVGLIQDLAPEVIACTPSYALVLAEALERQGLGPGDHSLKYAVLGAEPWAEKTRAEVQKRLGVTATNIYGLSEMIGPGVSNEDAAEQRGSYIWEDHFYPEVVDPETGSAVPDGEWGVLVLSSISRSALPILRYWTGDITRLLPGDNATGRTMRRMDIIRGRSDDLIILRGVNVYPTQLEAVLVSLGQVSPHYHVTLTRTGIMDELTLQVEADTEAASLRDEIVRLIKTQVGVTVRCELCVPGSLARSEGGKLRRVTDLRGER; translated from the coding sequence TTGTTTCAGCCCCAATTTGAAGCGATGCCCCAAGCTGAACTGCGCGCCCTGCAACTGGCCCGCCTGCAGGACATGGTGGCCCGGCAGCACGAACACGTTCCCGCCTACCGCGAGAAATTCGGCGCGGCGGGCGTGACGCCAGGCGACCTGAGAACGCTGGACGATCTGGTCCGCTTCCCGTTTACGCGCAAGGTGGACCTGCGCGACAACTATCCACTGGGCCTGTGCGTCGTGCCGCAGGGTAACCTGCGCCGCCTGCACGCCAGCAGTGGCACCGGCGGCAAGCCGACGGTGGTGGGCTACGACGAGCGCGATCTGGAGATTTTCGCCGAGGTGGTGGCCCGCAGCCTGTACGCGGCGGGGGCGCGGCCCGGCATGGTGTTCCACAACGCCTACGGCTACGGCCTGTTTACCGGCGGGCTGGGCCTGGACGGCGGCGCGCGGCGGCTGGGCCTGTGTACCGTTCCCGTCTCGGGCGGCGGCACCGAACGGCAGGTGGGCCTGATCCAAGATCTCGCGCCCGAGGTCATTGCCTGCACGCCCAGTTACGCGCTGGTGCTGGCCGAGGCGTTGGAACGTCAGGGGCTGGGGCCGGGTGACCACTCCCTGAAATACGCCGTGCTGGGCGCCGAACCCTGGGCCGAGAAGACCCGCGCGGAAGTGCAGAAACGCCTGGGCGTGACCGCCACCAATATCTACGGCCTGTCCGAGATGATCGGTCCCGGCGTGAGCAACGAGGACGCCGCCGAGCAGCGCGGCAGTTACATCTGGGAAGACCATTTCTACCCGGAAGTCGTGGACCCGGAGACGGGGAGCGCTGTGCCGGACGGCGAGTGGGGCGTGCTGGTCCTGAGCAGCATCAGCCGCAGCGCGCTGCCGATCCTGCGCTACTGGACGGGGGACATCACCCGCCTGTTGCCCGGCGACAACGCCACCGGACGCACCATGCGCCGCATGGACATCATCCGGGGGCGCAGCGACGATCTGATCATCCTGCGCGGCGTCAACGTCTACCCCACGCAGCTGGAAGCCGTGCTGGTCAGCCTGGGACAGGTCAGCCCGCACTACCACGTCACCCTGACCCGCACCGGGATCATGGACGAATTGACCTTGCAGGTGGAGGCCGACACGGAAGCCGCCTCCCTGCGCGATGAGATCGTGCGCCTGATCAAGACCCAGGTGGGCGTGACCGTGCGCTGCGAGCTGTGCGTGCCGGGCAGTCTGGCGCGCAGCGAGGGCGGCAAGCTGCGGCGCGTGACCGACCTGCGCGGCGAGCGGTAG
- a CDS encoding GNAT family N-acetyltransferase — protein MGRPLIRPVRPADETRLGEIAYRTGFFGESAGLYFPDAQLFADLWMRAYFRLPGAVGFAAQVDGEVIGYIVGAVDEAAYRRAVARVVGGTALPGLLTRRYTRPWEALPYLIRSLRFPSPHASETDFPAHLHLNLLPQSRGLGLGRGLLRAFLERLGELNVPGVQLSTTDQNVAALGLYEAAGFRVAASKESGLWTPWLGHPARQLCLVRRIGH, from the coding sequence TTGGGCCGTCCGCTGATCCGTCCGGTGCGGCCCGCCGATGAAACGCGGCTGGGCGAGATTGCGTACCGGACTGGATTTTTCGGAGAAAGCGCCGGACTCTATTTCCCGGACGCGCAGCTGTTCGCCGACCTGTGGATGCGGGCCTACTTCCGCCTGCCGGGCGCGGTGGGGTTCGCAGCTCAGGTGGACGGCGAGGTGATCGGTTACATCGTCGGCGCGGTGGACGAGGCCGCCTACCGGCGGGCCGTTGCGCGGGTGGTGGGCGGCACGGCGCTGCCCGGCCTGCTGACCCGGCGCTACACCCGGCCCTGGGAGGCCCTGCCCTATCTGATCCGCAGCCTGCGTTTTCCCTCACCGCACGCGTCTGAGACGGATTTTCCGGCCCACCTGCACCTGAACCTGCTGCCCCAGTCGCGGGGGCTGGGACTGGGGCGCGGACTGCTGCGGGCGTTTCTGGAGCGGCTCGGAGAGCTGAACGTGCCCGGCGTTCAACTGTCCACCACCGATCAGAACGTCGCGGCGCTGGGGTTGTACGAGGCGGCCGGATTCCGCGTGGCCGCCTCGAAGGAATCTGGGCTGTGGACGCCGTGGCTGGGGCACCCGGCGCGGCAGCTGTGCTTGGTTCGGCGCATCGGCCACTGA
- a CDS encoding NAD(P)/FAD-dependent oxidoreductase, which translates to MSAPLFSPHSADIVVIGAGIIGAASAYRLAQRGLKVVVLDKDRPASGSTGRSVAGVRAQFHNETNILLSRESIAEYAAMPGSGYRAEGYLMLIPEAGWPEHREAVTLQQRLGIPSEALTPDEAQRYATFDTAGLGGCSYCPTDGKVDAHSLNHEYVRLAREVGARVLLDTPVTGLERVGEVWHVQTPGGTFEAPQLLNAAGAWSGEVGRLAGLDIPVQPARRMVFCTGPLTLPRPVPMTFDLGSGVYLRSEGERLIFGRADPLDTGWREGLNWDWLDPTLELALTRWPWLEAASLDRNASWWGYYELTPDGFPVVGRMPGVDGWLNACGFSGHGVMQAAATGRVMAQIAVGETPFIDVSPLGMERFDGTAVRRVDLQV; encoded by the coding sequence GTGAGCGCGCCCCTCTTCAGCCCGCACAGCGCCGACATCGTGGTGATCGGCGCTGGGATCATCGGCGCGGCCAGTGCCTACCGACTGGCGCAACGCGGCCTGAAGGTGGTGGTGCTGGACAAAGACCGCCCGGCCAGCGGTTCCACCGGCCGCAGCGTGGCGGGCGTCCGGGCGCAGTTCCACAACGAAACCAACATACTGCTGTCGCGCGAGAGCATCGCGGAGTACGCCGCCATGCCGGGGTCCGGATACCGCGCCGAGGGCTACCTGATGCTGATCCCCGAGGCAGGCTGGCCCGAGCACCGCGAGGCCGTAACCCTGCAACAGCGTCTGGGCATTCCTTCCGAGGCCCTGACCCCCGACGAGGCGCAGCGGTACGCCACCTTCGACACGGCGGGCCTGGGCGGCTGCAGCTACTGTCCCACCGACGGCAAGGTGGACGCCCACAGCCTCAACCACGAATACGTGCGGCTGGCGCGCGAGGTCGGGGCGCGGGTGCTGCTGGACACCCCCGTGACAGGTCTTGAGCGGGTGGGTGAAGTCTGGCACGTCCAGACACCGGGCGGAACCTTTGAAGCCCCGCAACTTCTCAATGCCGCTGGCGCGTGGTCCGGTGAGGTGGGGCGGCTGGCTGGCCTGGACATTCCCGTTCAGCCGGCCCGCCGCATGGTCTTCTGCACCGGTCCGCTGACGCTGCCGCGCCCCGTGCCGATGACCTTTGACCTGGGCAGCGGCGTCTACCTGCGCTCGGAAGGCGAGCGCCTGATCTTTGGCCGGGCGGACCCGCTGGACACCGGCTGGCGGGAGGGCCTGAACTGGGACTGGCTGGACCCCACCCTGGAACTGGCACTGACGCGCTGGCCGTGGCTGGAAGCGGCCTCGCTGGACCGCAACGCCAGCTGGTGGGGCTACTACGAACTGACCCCGGACGGCTTTCCGGTGGTGGGCCGCATGCCGGGCGTGGACGGCTGGCTCAACGCCTGCGGCTTCTCCGGCCACGGCGTGATGCAGGCCGCCGCCACAGGCCGCGTGATGGCCCAGATTGCGGTGGGCGAGACCCCGTTTATCGATGTCTCGCCGCTGGGGATGGAGCGTTTTGACGGCACAGCCGTGCGGAGGGTGGACCTGCAGGTGTAG
- a CDS encoding SDR family NAD(P)-dependent oxidoreductase: MTNPQRFSEKTVLITGAGGGIGRAVALRFASEGARVAVNDIKPEMVQAVVDEITSAGGAALAVPADVSDAAAVDAMFRKTESEFGHVDVLYNNAALIDTTCHFLEADEAWWDRIQKVNLKSVFLCSQRAAKIMARRRKGVILTTSSGGATRAHRGNVAYDATKGGIEAMTRSMALDLAPYGIRVCGVVPGFINTYGLTEEQLREREKTVPLGRYGVAEDMTGAALFLASDDASYITGQFISVDGGVLAQQRSANVDTYPVEGFPVIEADLA, from the coding sequence ATGACGAACCCACAACGCTTCAGCGAAAAAACTGTCCTCATCACCGGCGCGGGCGGTGGCATCGGGCGGGCGGTGGCCCTGCGCTTTGCTTCCGAAGGCGCCAGGGTGGCCGTCAACGACATCAAGCCGGAGATGGTTCAGGCCGTGGTGGACGAGATCACGTCGGCGGGCGGCGCGGCGCTGGCGGTGCCCGCCGACGTGTCCGACGCGGCGGCGGTGGACGCCATGTTCCGCAAAACTGAGAGCGAATTCGGCCACGTGGACGTGCTGTACAACAACGCCGCTTTAATCGACACCACCTGCCATTTCCTGGAGGCGGACGAGGCGTGGTGGGACCGAATTCAGAAGGTCAACCTCAAGAGCGTGTTTCTCTGTTCCCAGCGGGCAGCAAAGATTATGGCGCGGCGGCGTAAGGGTGTCATCTTGACCACCTCTTCCGGCGGGGCCACCCGCGCCCACCGGGGCAACGTTGCCTACGACGCCACCAAGGGCGGCATCGAGGCCATGACCCGCTCGATGGCCCTTGATCTCGCGCCTTACGGCATTCGCGTCTGCGGCGTGGTGCCGGGCTTCATCAACACCTACGGCCTGACCGAGGAGCAGCTGCGCGAACGCGAGAAGACCGTGCCGCTGGGCCGCTATGGTGTGGCCGAGGACATGACCGGGGCGGCGCTGTTCCTGGCGTCCGACGACGCCTCGTACATCACCGGACAGTTCATCAGCGTGGACGGCGGCGTGCTGGCGCAGCAGCGCTCGGCCAACGTGGACACGTACCCCGTGGAGGGCTTTCCGGTGATCGAGGCGGATCTGGCGTGA